A window from Fusarium musae strain F31 chromosome 8, whole genome shotgun sequence encodes these proteins:
- a CDS encoding hypothetical protein (EggNog:ENOG41): MASYSTPPNEKAEVFEAEAAGTGQVGRIDAMATAPGTTLESFSHLDEKKILRKKDSQMDMRLIPMLALLYLLSFLDRGNIGNAKIEGLQEDLKMSPDQYNWCLTVFFFTYAAFEVPSNLLLKKLRPSVWLPTIMIAWGIVMTLMGIVQNYHGLLIARIFLGVTEAGLFPGVAYYLTMWYCRHEIQFRQALFFSAASIAGAFSGLLAFGIAKMDGVGGLEGWRWIFILEGIVTVLVAIFAFWALYDFPETASFLTEEERAFVVFRLKYQGQQKAAGQNQSRVAQADEFKWEYVWAAFKDWQIWVNIFVYWGIVCPLYGISLFLPTIIRNLGYSSSKAQLMTVPIYITAAILAVIVAWTSDRVGKRSPFIVSFLCVMVVGFTMQVTHDVPLFQCISTHNPKVVYAGVFIAACAIYPAFPGVITWLANNLSGSYKRSVGMAIQIGVGNLGGAMASNFYRQKDGPRYILGHALELGFIGGGIIAALILIFSYSRINKSRDRRMAAGEHETISEEELSAKGDKAVTWRYMH; the protein is encoded by the exons atggcttcttATTCTACTCCCCCAaatgagaaggctgaggtcTTTGAGGCCGAAGCTGCTGGTACAGGGCAGGTCGGTCGTATCGATGCTATGGCTACGGCACCTGGCACAACCCTTGAGTCGTTTTCTcatcttgatgagaagaagattctTCGCAAG aaagACTCTCAGATGGACATGCGATTGATCCCCATGCTTGCACTTCTTTACCTGCTCTCCTTTCTCGACC GAGGAAATATCGGAAATGCAAAGATCGAGGGTCTTCAGGAAGATCTCAAAATGAGCCCAGACCAATACAACTGGTGTCTCACCGTTTTCTTCTTTACATACGCTGCCTTCGAAGTCCCGTCGAACCTCCTACTCAAGAAACTGCGCCCAAGCGTTTGGCTCCCTACAATCATGATTGCTTGGGGTATCGTGATGACACTCATGGGGATTGTTCAGAACTACCATGGCCTTCTCATCGCGCGCATATTTCTTGGTGTCACTGAAGCCGGTCTCTTCCCCGGTGTCGCT TACTATCTCACAATGTGGTACTGCCGTCACGAAATCCAATTCCGACaggccctcttcttctctgcagcTTCCATCGCCGGTGCATTCAGCGGTCTTCTGGCCTTTGGCATCGCAAAGAtggatggtgttggtggccttgaaggatggcgatggatctTCATTCTCGAGGGAATCGTTACCGTTCTTGttgccatctttgccttctgGGCACTTTACGACTTCCCCGAAActgcaagcttcttgaccgAAGAGGAGCGCGCTTTCGTCGTGTTCAGACTCAAGTATCAGGGTCAGCAAAAGGCTGCAGGACAGAATCAGTCCCGTGTTGCGCAGGCCGATGAGTTCAAGTGGGAGTATGTCTGGGCTGCGTTTAAGGACTGGCAGATTTGGGTCAACATCTTTGTTTACTGGGGT ATTGTCTGCCCGCTCTACGGCATCAGTCTTTTCTTGCCCACCATCATTCGAAACCTTGGCTACAGCTCTAGCAAGGCCCAGCTCATGACTGTTCCTATTTACATCACTGCAGCTATCCTAGCTGTGATTGTCGCTTGGACCTCAGACCGAGTTGGCAAGAGAAGTCCATTCATCGTGTCTTTCCTCTGCGTCATGGTTGTTGGCTTCACGATGCAAGTTACCCATGATGTCCCGTTGTTCCA GTGTATTTCTACCCACAACCCCAAGGTCGTCTACGCCGGTGTCTTCATCGCAGCCTGCGCCATCTATCCAGCGTTCCCAGGAGTTATCACTTGGCTGGCCAACAATCTGTCAGGAAGTTACAAGCGCAGTGTTGGAATGGCCATTCAGATTGGAGTTGGAAATCTCGGCGGT GCCATGGCGTCAAACTTTTACCGACAAAAGGATGGGCCTCGTTACATTTTAGGTCATGCCTTGGAACTGGGTTTCATTGGCGGGGGAATAATTGCGGCTCTTATCTTGATCTTCAGCTACAGCCGCATCAACAAGAGCCGTGACAGGAGAATGGCAGCTGGTGAACACGAGACGATCTCTGAGGAGGAACTCTCCGCCAAGGGAGATAAGGCTGTCACCTGGCGATATATGCACTGA
- a CDS encoding hypothetical protein (EggNog:ENOG41), giving the protein MAEDLVVGIDVRLTGTGVAYRRKGYAKVTALGWGIDERDPKTPTRLYYNAHHQLPKLVGWGMEVPDDSTEHLKLKEGFKLDLGAVDADQVEVKRMYRDFLTCLFRELSTQRFTPALLGGKQFEETRVLFLFSVPALWDPAVVHDFTQLIRESGFEKEGLRSVSVTMTEPQAVAAYEICVPNSDYKLKVSELKP; this is encoded by the exons ATGGCAGAAGATCTTGTTGTTGGGATCGACGTTAGATTGACCG GTACCGGTGTCGCGTACAGACGTAAAGGTTATGCTAAAGTGACTGCCCTGGGATGGGGCATCGATGAGAGGGATCCAAAGACACCCACGCGACTCTATTACAATGCCCACCATCAGCTGCCGAAGCTCGTTGGATGGGGGATGGAGGTCCCCGACGACTCTACCGAGCATCTTAAACTAAAAGAAGGGTTTAAACTCGACCTTGGAGCAGTTGATGCTGACCAGGTTGAAGTGAAAAGGATGTACAGAGACTTCCTTACCTGTTTGTTTCGCGAACTGAGCACACAGCGATTTACGCCTGCTTTGCTGGGAGGCAAACAGTTCGAAGAGACCAGGGTTTTATTCCTTTTTAGTGTGCCTGCCCTATGGGACCCGGCTGTTGTCCATGATTTTACGCAGCTCATTCGTGAATCTGGCTTCGAAAAAGAGGGCCTTCGCAGCGTCAGTGTCACCATGACAGAGCCGCAAGCGGTCGCTGCATATGAGATTTGCGTACCAAATTCGGATTACAAACTCAAGGTTAGTGAGCTAAAGCCTTGA
- a CDS encoding hypothetical protein (EggNog:ENOG41) has translation MAYSFVESFFIGWAVGVCTISLVVAIIVLALRGTVRGASFFSWLNKSRNTDVSETSTKQKPAAPQQVPESQVIRSPMNPNPITEPHRELAHRIIPVWGPKEIDQNVGFECLIESFGRNLIYGHGNVYTVSVPTIERSLFNDDELVRLAGDPPEGDTWSELICDRDTRYYAIWNFLVRLLYRRMDPDCNVEECLLPPEVSTCFQFIPERQFAHREDCISVWREILFMMLMGRYRMIYQPATGLDKDDPRRERIESMASEVADALNVELLDARGRSGADLKRVLTGIFGIAANCALIFFGQPSVWEANWDSDQGRLVAPRIRFMWNGQVKWTRPATVYNGPPGAPIVEREILPHPKPKRTDLDA, from the exons ATGGCCTATTCTTTTGTTGAGTCGTTCTTTATCGGCTGGGCTGTTGGGGTCTGCACGATTTCCCTAGTCGTCGCAATCATCGTTCTAGCTTTGAGAGGGACTGTACGTGgagcctctttcttctcctggcTAAACAAAAGTCGCAACACCGATGTTTCCGAAACCTCTACCAAACAAAAGCCTGCAGCTCCTCAGCAAGTCCCAGAGAGCCAGGTCATCCGCAGTCCGATGAATCCAAATCCTATCACCGAGCCACACAGGGAGTTGGCTCACCGTATCATACCTGTCTGGGGTCCCAAAGAAATCGACCAGAATGTTGGATTCGAGTGCCTGATCGAAAGCTTTGGCCGTAATCTTATTTATGGCCACGGAAATGTCTATACCGTGTCAGTGCCAACCATTGAGAGATCCTTGTTCAATGACGATGAACTTGTCCGCCTTGCCGGTGATCCTCCCGAAGGTGACACGTGGTCAGAGTTGATATGCGATCGAGACACTCGATATTACGCCATATGGAACTTCCTCGTCCGACTGCTCTATAGACGAATGGATCCAGACTgcaatgttgaagaatgtCTGTTACCGCCTGAAGTCTCAACATGCTTTCAGTTCATCCCTGAGCGACAATTCGCTCACA GGGAGGACTGTATCTCGGTCTGGAGAGAGATTCTGTTCATGATGCTCATGGGTCGGTACAGAATGATATACCAACCCGCGACCGGTCTCGATAAGGATGACCCGCGGCGAGAGAGGATTGAATCTATGGCTTCTGAAGTCGCCGACGCCCTGAATGTGGAGCTCCTAGATGCTCGTGGCCGTTCGGGTGCTGACTTGAAAAGGGTTTTGACCGGCATATTCGGCATAGCAGCAAACTGtgctctcatcttcttcgggCAGCCCTCTGTGTGGGAAGCCAACTGGGATTCAGACCAAGGTCGTCTCGTTGCTCCTAGGATCAGGTTCATGTGGAATGGCCAGGTCAAATGGACCAGGCCTGCTACCGTGTACAACGGCCCCCCCGGGGCTCCCATCGTGGAGCGTGAGATTTTGCCACATCCTAAGCCAAAGAGGACGGATCTGGACGCGTGA
- a CDS encoding hypothetical protein (EggNog:ENOG41), with the protein MSLYARQLNINDLERSLAVETAAFPPAEAATREKVIEYRLTVCPEICIGLFLRAGASLPSPIPHDIPFVEDSTSSDDVLLAHVISTKTTNKPVKDEDMDYPRNWKEDPQGDYAVGHNKNGRTIALHALAVAPDYQRAGLGKAIMRVYIQRTKSLNAADRISILTYDRLVPYYQRLGFEHYGKSESEYAGVAWHDLVSDINNKSRKTNANWDVVLHTIFASMCPSDGLHVEEARVVQNTRAAKSISILCPATYLPPRYVR; encoded by the exons ATGTCCCTCTATGCTCGACAACTCAACATCAATGACCTAGAGCGGTCGCTGGCCGTTGAAACTGCCGCGTTTCCTCCCGCCGAGGCAGCCACTCGTGAAAAGGTT ATTGAGTATCGCCTAACAGTCTGTCCTGAGATATGCATTGGCCTCTTTCTTCGTGCTGGCGCCAGCTTGCCGTCTCCCATTCCTCATGACATCCCATTCGTGGAGGATTCGACATCCAGCGACGATGTGCTCCTCGCACATGTCATCTCTACTAAAACGACCAACAAACccgtcaaagatgaagacatgGACTACCCCCGCAACTGGAAAGAAGATCCCCAAGGTGACTACGCCGTGGGTCACAACAAGAATGGACGAACCATTGCTCTCCATGCTCTTGCTGTCGCTCCCGATTATCAGAGGGCCGGGCTGGGCAAGGCCATTATGCGCGTTTATATCCAGAGAACAAAGTCACTCAATGCTGCGGATCGTATATCTATCTTGACGTATGACCGTCTTGTTCCGTACTACCAGAGACTTGGATTTGAGCACTATGGGAAGAGCGAGTCAGAATATGCTGGGGTGGCTTGGCATGATCTTGTGagtgacatcaacaacaagagcagAAAGACCAATGCTAACTGGGATGTAGTCCTACATACTATCTTCGCCTCT ATGTGCCCCAGCGATGGACTTCACGTCGAAGAGGCTCGCGTGGTCCAGAATACAAGGGCAGCTAAATCCATTTCCATATTGTGCCCAGCTACATACCTTCCACCAAGATATGTTCGATGA
- a CDS encoding hypothetical protein (EggNog:ENOG41) — MAINEVDKYLWLAYCKAVQNAVGGLPGHKPALFFTKHAQKAPVASQDIDAAYTNYGINNIINNFLQTNDLFYDPAHHKTYTQCLLEYLLTVKIGEGDQVRVTMMGRTLASALEQALRERDRALETFEKEEGYGLTGEQDFSQWWPSHAPAYSAAKQKVEAAAKDYQATLLNIGGPTASSLARDFNRIVKALIGGQSVEGITMPACHASAEITRELLERDRTPHAITYVPEWMTLQYTAQVEHWMNGVGDGDSSTQINFADGREVNESDFGHASTDGFSYGPWLSFSTGKGSANEKGVSFGSMDTDTNLDVQFSYDEIQTICVPAGDWNVPSPGRRYQLSDTASAESRNLAFPDYLVVVRNLGFKVYIRDWKVAGQIDSLFEEAKSSGGSVRVFGIPATPDGSPDKATEENAHVAEWDLGAGMLSIRPTTDAGFASVVALVGELNIS, encoded by the exons ATGGCCATTAACGAAGTCGACAAGTATCTGTGGCTGGCATACTGCAAGGCTGTGCAGAATGCTGTCGGTGGTCTACCTGGACACAAGCCTGCTTTGTTTTTCACAAAGCACGCGCAAAAGGCACCAGTCGCGTCACAAGATATTGACGCTGCCTATACGAACTATggaatcaacaacatcatcaacaatttCTTACAGACAAATGATCTCTTCTATGATCCGGCTCATCACAAAACTTACACCCAATGTTTGCTAGA ATATCTGTTGACAGTCAAGATT GGCGAGGGTGATCAAGTCCGTGTAACAATGATGGGTCGAACCTTGGCGAGTGCACTTGAGCAGGCCTTGCGCGAGAGAGATCGTGCCCTGGAGACTtttgaaaaagaagaaggttacgGCCTCACGGGCGAACAAGACTTTTCTCAGTGGTGGCCATCGCATGCTCCTGCATACTCGGCAGCCAAGCAAAAAGTCGAGGCCGCAGCCAAAGACTACCAAGCCACCCTCCTCAACATAGGCGGACCAACTGCTAGTTCACTAGCTAGGGATTTCAACCGAATCGTCAAGGCCCTGATCGGCGGGCAGTCAGTCGAAGG TATCACGATGCCTGCTTGTCACGCCTCAGCTGAAATCACCCGTGAGCTCCTCGAGAGAGACAGGACACCGCACGCTATCACATATGTCCCTGAATGGATGACTCTTCAGTACACTGCACAAGTTGAACACTGGATGAACGGCGTTGGCGACGGTGACTCTTCTACTCAGATCAACTTTGCTGATGGTAGAGAGGTTAACGAATCCGACTTTGGTCATGCGTCCACAGACGGATTCTCATATGGTCCGTGGCTGTCTTTCTCTACCGGCAAAGGAAGTGCCAACGAGAAGGGTGTGTCTTTTGGTTCTATGGACACTGATACTAACCTCGACGTCCAATTCTCGTATGATGAAATTCAAACCATCTGTGTTCCGGCCGGTGATTG GAACGTTCCCAGCCCGGGACGACGCTACCAGTTATCAGACACCGCCTCTGCAGAGTCCCGCAACCTCGCCTTCCCAGACTATCTCGTTGTTGTGAGGAACCTTGGCTTCAAGGTCTACATCCGAGATTGGAAGGTTGCGGGTCAGATCGACAGCTTGTTTGAGGAAGCCAAGTCTTCTGGTGGCTCTGTCAGAGTTTTCGGCATCCCTGCTACGCCGGATGGCAGCCCGGATAAGGCCACTGAGGAGAATGCCCATGTTGCTGAGTGGGATCTCGGCGCTGGCATGCTTTCAATCAGACCGACTACCGATGCCGGATTTGCTTCTGTTGTGGCTCTTGTTGGTGAGCTGAACATCAGTTGA
- a CDS encoding hypothetical protein (EggNog:ENOG41): protein MSSVKYTTPPGFTQTLSDAVHYSQAVDLGNGRFKISGQGGWNSKGEISTNINKETEQTIQNVDDVLKAAGLRGWEDVYYIRSYHTDIDATLSPLAEALKNRIPNNRPGGVVLGVAKLALPGMRLEIEVDAKSSNSRGPSAKI, encoded by the coding sequence ATGTCTTCAGTAAAATATACCACTCCTCCCGGCTTCACCCAAACCCTCTCTGACGCCGTCCACTACTCCCAAGCCGTAGATCTCGGCAACGGCCGCTTCAAAATCTCAGGACAAGGTGGCTGGAATTCCAAAGGCGAAATATCCACCAATATCAATAAAGAAACTGAACAGACCATTCAAAACGTCGATGATGTTCTCAAAGCTGCTGGTCTTCGTGGATGGGAAGACGTCTACTACATACGCAGCTATCATACCGATATTGACGCCACACTATCTCCTCTAGCTGAGGCTCTTAAGAATCGAATTCCTAACAATCGACCTGGAGGTGTTGTTTTGGGTGTTGCGAAGTTGGCTCTGCCGGGTATGAGGCTGGAAATCGAGGTCGATGCTAAGAGTTCGAACTCACGGGGGCCATCAGCGAAGATCTAA
- a CDS encoding hypothetical protein (EggNog:ENOG41): MNRDGSMLKKGWLGHSIARDPTRSLSTCSSLHGTLNWELNCAYTLSGIGRLYLDFLPDSEPYYFLNTSQAIADAEEGDQFQYWRREEDSCILNKWDLRWTTVCEPRKDGGLLLKDNQFERSGNVTFILRPGAKTVRKAIAEYNGGAIGGTAVKVERNHTVRCPILAEDASPKPQPCGLDVKKARSSLAEAVVKPTTSLTVLPSKTTDAGVDATDTGTDGALVPSSIRDASGQSNGSGKDDNGAQGLESSNSVLLTLFTALTTSILLELVM, encoded by the exons ATGAACAGGGATGGATCCATGCTCAAGAAGGGCTGGCTAGGTCATTCTATCGCTCGCGATCCCACAAGAAGCTTAAGTACCTGCTCATCTCTCCA CGGCACACTCAACTGGGAACTCAACTGTGCATATACACTATCCGGCATCGGTCGACTATACTTGGACTTCTTGCCTGACTCGGAGCCATATTACTTTCTCAACACGAGCCAAGCCattgctgatgctgaagagggTGACCAGTTTCAGTACTGGCGTAGGGAAGAAGACTCTTGCATCCTTAATAAGTGGGATTTGCGGTGGACCACTGTCTGCGAGCCACGCAAAGATGGCGGTCTTCTCTTGAAGGACAATCAGTTCGAACGATCTGGGAACGTAACTTTTATCCTTCGCCCTGGCGCAAAGACTGTACGCAAGGCTATCGCTGAGTACAATGGAGGCGCTATCGGCGGCACTGCAGTGAAGGTTGAGCGCAATCATACAGTTCGTTGTCCCATTCTTGCCGAAGACGCCTCACCGAAACCGCAGCCTTGTGGCTTGGATGTCAAAAAGGCCCGCAGTAGTCTTGCTGAGGCTGTTGTGAAACCTACCACGAGCTTGACCGTGTTACCCAGCAAAACCACCGATGCAGGTGTGGATGCAACAGATACTGGTACAGATGGTGCCTTAGTACCATCTAGCATCAGAGATGCCTCCGGTCAAAGCAACGGAAGTGGAAAGGATGATAATGGTGCACAAGGATTGGAAAGTAGCAACAGCGTGCTCTTGACTTTGTTTACTGCTTTGACCACTAGTATCCTTCTCGAGCTAGTTATGTAG
- a CDS encoding hypothetical protein (EggNog:ENOG41) codes for MSIQRLGLGAMRGIGRPGAFFNKGIPKLAAARLLSQQARERPAIVHLNQKEGHDILVKQRLNRPVTPNLTIYKVGQVWFSASAWTRITGLAVGGTAYLTLCAHAVAPYLGMGFDSAALVSAFGALPFAVKAAIKFGLLGFPFTYHFVNGIRHLVFDLGFGYKKAQFKKSEAATWILSILGGLALAFWI; via the exons ATGAGCATACAGcgacttggccttggtgccATGAGAG GCATCGGACGACCGGGAGCCTTCTTCAATAAGGGCATCCCGAAGTTGGCTGCGGCCCGTCTGTTGTCCCAGCAAGCAAG AGAACGCCCAGCGATTGTTCACCTGAACCAGAAAGAAGGCCACGACATTCTCGTCAAACAACGCCTCAACCGCCCCGTCACTCCAAACCTCACAATCTATAAAGTCGGACAAGTCTGGTTCAGTGCATCAGCATGGACTCGAATAACAGGTCTCGCCGTAGGAGGTACAGCTTACCTGACTCTATGCGCCCATGCCGTCGCTCCTTATCTTGGAATGGGATTTGACTCTGCTGCTTTGGTATCGGCTTTCGGCGCATTGCCTTTCGCTGTCAAGGCCGCAATCAAATTTGGCCTGTTGGGGTTTCCGTTTACGTATCATTTTGTCAATGGTATTAGACACTTGGTGTTTGATCTGGGATTTGGATACAAGAAGGCTCAGTTTAAGAAGTCAGAGGCAGCTACATGGATACTGAGTATTCTTGGCGGCCttgccttggccttctggaTATAG
- a CDS encoding hypothetical protein (EggNog:ENOG41), giving the protein MSGAEAAIPIAWEVMKLTKALVDIGLSASDLNQDAQACARLVEQTKHDLQYAKKLRTSLFTLASKHDVTLAWINGTIDRTEVALKEYSKNVPKEDMEKATLRALAQKLQDQKKWEEWGKTLGASHSCLVAAINVMHQIQPRNAAEVAKEKKDPIRACSMPPRSLEPKAKELP; this is encoded by the coding sequence ATGTCAGGAGCCGAAGCCGCGATTCCCATCGCCTGGGAGGTGATGAAATTGACCAAAGCTCTGGTAGACATCGGACTCTCTGCTAGCGACTTGAATCAGGATGCCCAGGCGTGCGCAAGACTGGTTGAGCAAACCAAGCATGACCTTCAATATGCCAAGAAGCTGAGAACATCTCTTTTCACTTTGGCTTCCAAGCACGATGTCACTCTAGCCTGGATCAACGGCACAATCGACAGAACGGAAGTGGCCCTCAAGGAATACTCCAAGAACGTGCCCAAGGAAGACATGGAAAAGGCAACTCTGCGCGCCCTCGCACAAAAGCTGCAAGATCAGAAAAAATGGGAGGAGTGGGGTAAGACTCTTGGAGCAAGCCATTCATGTCTCGTCGCCGCGATCAATGTCATGCACCAAATTCAGCCGAGAAACGCGGCTGAGgtggccaaggagaagaaagatccGATACGGGCTTGCAGCATGCCTCCCAGAAGCTTGGAGCCCAAAGCAAAGGAGCTCCCGTGA
- a CDS encoding hypothetical protein (EggNog:ENOG41) has product MYIDRDFQKMVVTYLQDKRDSLTRDIEDVSLDMRNSNLFRKKKHAFDPDTFENLNFDIPLKNSARHDSKGSPPPATFVLTGESFGSLFNHQIDVINEEIRRFIRAFVTDSGTNSENHLGYIVLAGGLGSSRYVRGKIEEFIQELLFKPAEKPKLVVSATPRLAVCMGLVYNAGRHPELFPRRFDRVSIGVASQSLTGEIIKSRFRSFMKRAFLRAPKGQKPRGEVECVLVKGELVPDRVAVHEQTAYFNADLAPDKRIWELAILHSFEGDINQLTLGGKPLAPEGAWQILTYTDICRVHSVLRVNLSHVGVPEKTGTGDALSRLRLASKPKVPIKFDLRIEVGLATVELYCSMITNPE; this is encoded by the exons ATGTACATCGACCGAGACTTCCAGAAAATGGTAGTGACCTACCTTCAGGACAAGCGTGATTCTTTGACAAGAGACATCGAGGATGTTAGCTTGGACATGCGAAACAGCAACCTTTTCCGCAAGAAAAAACACGCATTTGACCCCGATACATTTGAAAACTTGAATTTCGATATTCCCTTAAAGAACAGCGCTCGACATGACTCAAAGGGCTCTCCCCCGCCCGCTACCTTTGTTCTGACTGG TGAATCTTTTGGTTCTTTGTTCAACCACCAGATTGATGTAATCAATGAGGAGATTCGGCGTTTTATCAGAGCATTCGTGACAGACAGCGGGACCAACTCAGAAAACCACCTG GGCTACATTGTCCTGGCTGGTGGGCTTGGAAGCTCCCGCTACGTTCGAGGAAAGATCGAAGAATTTATTCAAGAATTGCTGTTTAAACCTGCAGAGAAACCCAAACTCGTCGTGTCAGCTACTCCTCGACTTGCTGTTTGCATGGGCCTGGTCTATAATGCGGGCCGTCACCCAGAGCTCTTCCCACGACGCTTTGACCGAGTCTCAATAGGCGTGGCGTCACAGTCATTGACAGGTGAAATCATCAAGAGTCGCTTCCGCAGTTTCATGAAGCGAGCATTTCTGCGCGCCCCCAAGGGCCAGAAGCCTCGGGGAGAAGTGGAATGTGTTCTCGTCAAG GGGGAACTTGTCCCTGACCGAGTCGCCGTTCATGAACAGACGGCGTACTTCAATGCGGATCTGGCCCCCGACAAGCGGATCTGGGAGCTGGCAATTCTCCACAGCTTCGAGGGCGACATCAACCAGTTGACTCTTGGAGGTAAGCCTCTAGCTCCTGAAGGCGCATGGCAGATACTAACATACACAGATATATGCCGCGTCCATTCAGTCCTCAGAGTAAATTTGTCGCATGTTGGCGTACCCGAGAAGACTGGGACAGGAGACGCCCTGTCAAGACTCCGTCTGGCTTCGAAGCCCAAAGTTCCGATCAAGTTTGACCTTCGGATAGAGGTCGGACTAGCCACAGTCGAACTTTATTGCAGTATGATTACCAACCCAGAGTAG
- a CDS encoding hypothetical protein (EggNog:ENOG41), which translates to MPSFKSLLTTFALATSIASAHPGHDIAHEAAERREFLSSVKRSSLAHCASKLRARGVEARNIARRSAQVNKARQKRSLKKRDADTVLNTSHNKTSQGFSPCTAPSVLFASINSCVLTPEVTQGPYYVAGEYVRENIIEDQEGLNIVLDYQVIDVETCDPVPDVYLEMWHCNSTGVYSGIVANGNGDSSDESNIDQTWLRGIQKTDSDGVAQFESIFPGHYTSRATHIHVMVHANATLLANQTLGRDNYASHVGQAFFDQDLISQVETLEPYSSNTQELTLNADDGILSEETKTDGVDPVMEYTLLGDSISDGLFAWLAFGINSTQSSSVSPAAYYYKEGGIANENSGGGMGGSAPSGAAPGGTPPAKIDE; encoded by the exons ATGCCTTCTTTCAAGAGCCTTCTCACCACCTTTGCCCTTGCGACTAGTATCGCCTCGGCCCATCCAGGACATGATATTGCTCACGAAGCCGCTGAACGCCGCGAGTTCCTCAGCTCTGTCAAGCGATCTTCCCTCGCCCACTGTGCCTCCAAGCTTCGAGctcgtggtgttgaggcccGCAACATCGCACGTCGTTCGGCCCAGGTCAACAAGGCTCGCCAGAAGcgaagcttgaagaagcgTGATGCTGATACCGTCTTGAACACTTCTCATAACAAGACTTCTCAAGGCTTCAGCCCTTGCACTGCCCCTTCGGTCCTGTTTGCCAGCATCAACTCTTGTGTTTTGACTCCCGAAGTCACTCAGGGTCCTTACT ACGTGGCCGGCGAATACGTTCGTGAGAACATCATTGAAGACCAAGAGGGTCTTAACATAGTCCTCGACTACCAGGTTATCGACGTCGAAACCTGCGACCCTGTCCCTGATGTCTATCTGGAGATGTGGCACTGCAACTCCACTGGTGTATACTCTGGTATCGTTGCCAACGGCAATGGTGATAGCTCTGATGAGTCCAACATAGACCAGACTTGGCTTCGAGGCATTCAGAAGACCGACTCTGATGGTGTTGCTCAGTTTGAGTCTATCTTCCCTGGTCACTACACCAGTCGTGCTACTCACATTCACGTCATGGTTCATGCCAACGCGACTCTCCTCGCCAACCAGACCCTCGGCCGCGACAACTACGCCAGCCACGTTGGACAAGCCTTCTTCGACCAAGACCTCATCTCCCAAGTCGAAACCCTCGAGCCTTATTCCTCCAACACCCAGGAACTCACTCTTAACGCAGATGATGGTATTCTGAGCGAGGAGACAAAGACCGATGGTGTCGACCCGGTCATGGAGTACACTCTTCTCGGTGACAGCATCAGTGACGGTCTTTTTGCTTGGCTCGCTTTCGGCATCAACTCCACCCAGTCCAGCTCTGTGTCTCCTGCTGCCTACTACTACAAGGAGGGAGGTATTGCCAACGAGAACTCCGGCGGCGGTATGGGCGGATCTGCTCCTTCTGGTGCTGCTCCTGGAGGTACACCTCCGGCCAAGATTGACGAGTAA